One Azospirillum brasilense DNA window includes the following coding sequences:
- the hyfB gene encoding hydrogenase 4 subunit B, giving the protein MGLVVSAIAFLFAVAIVGTAAKRLPQASTVVYGGTAAACALIALWAALRLAGGGPDAALVLPVGLPWIQAHLRADALSAVFLIVVNLGGITASLFGWGYERAHHDSHGTFQGGSQDGPVLPLYPLFLAGMNMVLIAADAFTFLLSWEFMSLASWLLVLSTHREPDTPKAARLYLLMASFGTACLLLAFGVLATAHGDYSFAAIRAHAPAAGAAALVVVLILLGAGSKAGLVPLHVWLPLAHPAAPSHVSALMSGVMTKVAVYAMIRVLFDLLGEPEWWWGGVTMGFGALTAVMGVLYALMQDDVKRLLAYSTVENIGAIVIALGLALVFKAAHTPVIAALALAAALLHVVNHSLFKSLLFFAAGAMLTATGSRDLNRLGGLIHRMPTTAVLALIGAAAISALPPLNGFVGEWLLFQAILNAPALSEWSLKIEIAVVGAALALATALAGACFVRLYGIAFLGRPRSRAAAEAVEVGRAMRLGMAVPAVLCVVLGVLPTPLIRLFEPALRMLVEAGPFDGRAYQPWFWLAPTSAIGNSYNGLIMLVVIALLSVVLVLGIHRKASDRVRWSIPWGCGFDGPDPAAVTQYTASSFGQPIRRAFGSTVFRARDHVDMPAPGDTRPARLSVTWTDPAWVVVVEPLSRAVGWLAEKANRLQFMTIRRYLTLMFLALVVLLVMVAVTQR; this is encoded by the coding sequence TTGGGACTGGTCGTTTCGGCAATCGCCTTCCTGTTCGCAGTGGCCATCGTCGGCACCGCGGCGAAGCGGCTGCCGCAGGCGTCCACGGTGGTCTATGGCGGAACGGCTGCGGCCTGCGCGCTGATCGCGCTGTGGGCGGCGCTCCGGCTGGCCGGGGGCGGGCCGGACGCGGCGCTGGTGCTGCCGGTCGGGCTGCCCTGGATCCAGGCCCATCTGCGCGCCGACGCGCTGTCCGCCGTCTTCCTGATCGTCGTCAATCTGGGCGGCATCACCGCCAGCCTGTTCGGCTGGGGGTACGAGCGGGCGCACCACGACTCCCACGGCACTTTCCAGGGCGGCTCTCAGGATGGCCCGGTCCTGCCGCTCTACCCGCTGTTCCTGGCGGGCATGAACATGGTGCTGATCGCCGCCGACGCCTTCACCTTCCTGCTGTCCTGGGAGTTCATGTCGCTGGCCTCCTGGCTGCTCGTGCTGTCCACCCATCGGGAGCCGGACACGCCCAAGGCCGCGCGCCTCTACCTCCTCATGGCGAGCTTCGGGACGGCCTGCCTGCTGCTGGCCTTCGGGGTCCTGGCGACGGCGCACGGCGACTACAGCTTCGCCGCCATCCGCGCCCACGCGCCGGCGGCGGGGGCCGCGGCGCTGGTCGTGGTGCTGATCCTGCTGGGGGCGGGGTCGAAGGCCGGGCTGGTGCCGCTGCATGTCTGGCTGCCGCTGGCCCATCCGGCGGCCCCCAGCCACGTCTCGGCCCTGATGTCCGGTGTGATGACCAAGGTCGCCGTCTACGCGATGATCCGCGTGCTGTTCGATCTGCTGGGCGAGCCGGAGTGGTGGTGGGGCGGCGTGACCATGGGATTCGGCGCGCTGACCGCCGTGATGGGCGTGCTCTACGCTCTGATGCAGGACGACGTGAAGCGGCTGCTCGCCTATTCCACGGTGGAGAACATCGGGGCCATCGTCATCGCGCTGGGGCTGGCGCTGGTCTTCAAGGCCGCCCACACGCCGGTGATCGCGGCGCTCGCCCTGGCGGCGGCGCTGCTCCATGTGGTCAATCACTCCCTGTTCAAGAGCCTGCTGTTCTTCGCGGCGGGCGCCATGCTGACCGCCACGGGGTCGCGCGATCTGAACCGGCTGGGCGGGTTGATCCACCGGATGCCGACCACCGCCGTCCTCGCCCTGATCGGCGCCGCGGCGATCTCGGCCCTGCCGCCGCTGAACGGCTTCGTCGGGGAATGGCTGCTGTTCCAGGCCATCCTGAACGCCCCGGCTTTGTCGGAATGGTCGCTGAAGATCGAGATCGCCGTGGTCGGTGCCGCCCTGGCGCTCGCCACCGCGCTTGCCGGCGCCTGCTTCGTGCGGCTCTACGGCATTGCCTTCCTGGGCCGCCCGCGGTCGCGCGCCGCCGCGGAGGCGGTGGAGGTCGGGCGGGCGATGCGGCTGGGCATGGCGGTTCCGGCTGTGCTCTGTGTTGTTCTCGGCGTCCTGCCGACCCCGCTGATCCGCCTGTTCGAGCCGGCGCTGCGCATGCTGGTGGAGGCCGGGCCGTTCGACGGCCGCGCCTACCAGCCCTGGTTCTGGCTGGCTCCGACCTCGGCCATCGGCAACTCCTACAACGGCCTGATCATGCTGGTGGTGATCGCGCTTTTGTCGGTCGTGCTGGTGCTGGGCATCCACCGCAAGGCGAGCGACCGGGTGCGCTGGTCGATTCCCTGGGGCTGCGGCTTCGACGGGCCGGACCCGGCGGCGGTCACGCAATACACGGCGTCCAGCTTCGGCCAGCCGATCCGCCGCGCCTTCGGCAGCACGGTGTTCCGCGCCCGCGATCATGTGGACATGCCGGCACCGGGCGACACGCGCCCCGCCCGCTTGTCGGTGACCTGGACCGACCCGGCCTGGGTCGTGGTGGTCGAGCCGCTGTCCCGCGCGGTGGGCTGGCTGGCCGAGAAGGCCAACCGCTTGCAGTTCATGACCATCCGCCGCTACCTGACCCTGATGTTTCTGGCGCTGGTCGTGCTGCTGGTGATGGTGGCGGTGACGCAACGATGA
- a CDS encoding respiratory chain complex I subunit 1 family protein — MTLLLATLYQILQMLLVLALAPLLTGWVRLVKARLVGRQGPSVLQPFRDLLRLLRKEVVLARNASWLFRSVPYMMFTAIWLAAGLVPVFTTQLALAPTADLIALIALLGSARFFLALAGMDTGTSFGGIGSSREMMIAALAEPAMLMIVFSVAILVRSTSLAEIADFMMAGAVGLRISLALALIALVMVAIAENARIPIDNPATHLELTMVHEAMVLEYSGRHLALVEAASMLKLLLYMALIACVFAPWGMATAGSGVAAALGGMLVFVAKLAVGGTLLALFETSIAKMRVFRVGEFLGGALLLSLLGAIFLYVSRGV, encoded by the coding sequence ATGACGCTGCTGCTCGCCACCCTCTATCAGATCCTGCAGATGCTGCTGGTGCTGGCCCTGGCACCGCTGTTGACCGGCTGGGTGCGGCTGGTCAAGGCGCGGCTGGTCGGACGGCAAGGGCCGTCCGTTCTCCAGCCCTTCCGCGACCTGCTGCGGCTTCTGCGCAAGGAGGTGGTGCTGGCCCGCAACGCGTCCTGGCTGTTCCGCTCCGTGCCCTACATGATGTTCACGGCGATCTGGCTGGCGGCGGGGCTGGTGCCGGTCTTCACCACGCAACTGGCGCTCGCCCCGACAGCAGACCTGATTGCGCTGATCGCCTTGCTCGGCTCTGCCCGCTTCTTCTTGGCGCTCGCCGGGATGGACACGGGGACGAGCTTCGGCGGCATCGGCTCGTCGCGCGAGATGATGATCGCGGCGCTTGCGGAGCCGGCGATGCTGATGATCGTCTTCTCGGTGGCGATCCTGGTCCGCAGCACCTCGCTGGCGGAGATCGCCGATTTCATGATGGCCGGTGCGGTCGGGCTGCGCATCTCCCTGGCCCTGGCGCTGATTGCGCTGGTCATGGTGGCGATCGCCGAGAACGCGCGCATCCCCATCGACAACCCGGCCACGCATCTGGAGCTGACCATGGTCCACGAGGCCATGGTGCTGGAATATTCCGGCCGCCATCTCGCCTTGGTCGAGGCGGCGAGCATGCTCAAGCTGCTGCTCTACATGGCGCTGATTGCCTGCGTCTTCGCGCCCTGGGGCATGGCGACCGCCGGGTCCGGCGTGGCCGCGGCACTGGGGGGAATGCTGGTCTTCGTGGCGAAGTTGGCCGTCGGTGGAACGCTGCTGGCGCTGTTCGAGACCTCCATCGCCA